One genomic window of Psychrobacter cibarius includes the following:
- a CDS encoding acyl-CoA dehydrogenase family protein, with the protein MSYTPLSNNKDALPSQAAQDIYDLALSAREETETCRKIAPIVVKKLSELSLFRMGLPKSLGGWQGNPLETLKVYETLASAEASVAWIVWNNHLACTFGRFLDKPSMQEIYSDPSHVYANSARPEGIAKQTAEGYMISGQWTLVSGCELADWFVLRCLVISEGSPTTLGPGANLKLFFIPKKDVEVIDTWHVGGLNGTGSHDIVIKDAFVQERYAVDFDSPVTIDNAYSRLPIGCINAAGCAAMALGVLKAATDELIQICLEKVTPGKSPDLRDRAAVQATIAKSKTLLASRRAQLHNSVEVLWNEAQQQNAFTDIQLADVWAAACEAAREARAMVSEIYAVAGTVSLYKKHRIERAHRDIHAILQHGIVQPHWMEQAGMAYVGLTPNAAMFRV; encoded by the coding sequence ATGAGTTATACACCTTTATCAAATAACAAAGACGCTCTACCATCCCAGGCCGCTCAAGATATTTATGATTTAGCCCTATCGGCTAGAGAAGAAACAGAAACCTGTAGAAAAATTGCACCGATAGTGGTCAAAAAGCTGTCAGAGTTGTCGCTATTTAGGATGGGACTGCCAAAATCGTTGGGAGGATGGCAAGGCAACCCTTTAGAAACATTAAAAGTTTATGAGACGCTAGCCAGTGCTGAAGCCTCAGTTGCTTGGATCGTTTGGAACAACCATTTGGCTTGCACATTTGGACGATTTTTAGACAAGCCTAGTATGCAGGAGATATACAGTGACCCCTCTCATGTCTATGCCAACTCTGCACGCCCTGAAGGGATTGCTAAACAAACCGCTGAAGGATATATGATCTCAGGTCAATGGACATTAGTATCAGGTTGTGAGTTGGCAGACTGGTTTGTGCTGCGCTGCTTGGTAATATCCGAAGGCTCGCCTACGACCCTTGGACCGGGTGCAAATTTAAAGCTGTTCTTTATTCCAAAAAAAGATGTGGAAGTGATTGATACTTGGCATGTTGGTGGACTAAATGGTACAGGCAGTCACGACATCGTCATCAAAGACGCGTTTGTGCAGGAGCGTTATGCGGTCGATTTTGATAGCCCTGTCACCATCGATAATGCGTATAGCCGCCTACCAATCGGCTGTATTAATGCCGCTGGCTGTGCAGCGATGGCGCTGGGTGTCTTAAAAGCAGCGACAGATGAGTTAATCCAAATTTGCCTTGAGAAAGTAACGCCCGGTAAAAGCCCAGATTTGCGTGATCGTGCAGCAGTACAAGCGACTATCGCTAAAAGCAAAACACTATTAGCGTCTAGGCGCGCACAATTACACAATAGTGTCGAGGTATTATGGAACGAAGCACAGCAACAGAATGCCTTTACCGATATACAGCTGGCTGATGTGTGGGCAGCAGCCTGTGAGGCAGCGAGAGAAGCCAGAGCCATGGTATCGGAAATTTATGCGGTCGCTGGTACGGTCTCACTATATAAAAAACATAGAATAGAAAGAGCGCATCGAGACATTCATGCTATTTTACAACATGGTATCGTGCAGCCACATTGGATGGAGCAAGCTGGCATGGCTTATGTCGGATTGACCCCAAATGCAGCCATGTTCAGAGTATAG
- the maiA gene encoding maleylacetoacetate isomerase: protein MTLYGYFRSSTSYRTRIAMNLKGLDYDYISVNLAKDEQLADAFKSLNPQGLVPVLQTDDLLLYQSPAILEWLEEVHSENPLLPKDAAGRMQVRAISAMIGCDIHPINNRRILQYLRNELAVDEEKVMAWCNRWMSEGFAALEKILAKDKSRGKFCYGDSPTFADCYLIPQVSSARRFNVDLSAYPNIVEIDTHCRTLKAFADADPSMQPDAPKSQ from the coding sequence ATGACACTTTATGGCTACTTTCGCAGCAGCACCTCGTATCGTACTCGCATAGCGATGAATCTCAAAGGCTTAGACTATGACTATATTTCGGTCAATTTAGCAAAAGATGAGCAGTTAGCAGATGCGTTTAAATCACTCAACCCACAAGGATTGGTGCCTGTTTTACAGACCGATGATTTATTACTATATCAAAGCCCAGCCATCTTAGAATGGTTAGAAGAGGTTCATTCTGAAAATCCGCTATTGCCTAAAGACGCGGCTGGACGTATGCAAGTACGTGCCATTAGCGCTATGATTGGTTGTGATATTCATCCGATTAATAACCGCCGTATCTTACAATATCTACGCAATGAGCTGGCGGTAGACGAAGAAAAAGTCATGGCGTGGTGCAACCGTTGGATGAGTGAGGGCTTTGCGGCGTTAGAAAAAATACTAGCAAAAGACAAAAGCCGTGGAAAATTTTGCTACGGTGACAGCCCTACTTTTGCAGATTGCTATTTGATTCCTCAGGTCTCTTCGGCGCGACGTTTTAACGTGGATTTAAGTGCTTATCCCAATATCGTCGAAATTGACACGCATTGCCGTACGCTCAAAGCCTTTGCTGACGCTGATCCTAGCATGCAGCCTGATGCGCCCAAGTCTCAATAA
- a CDS encoding IclR family transcriptional regulator: protein MPSKLPIEQNMPAAESPLENPVTTNKSQSGVQSLEIGLSVLDVLIDHNEPMMLKDIAQVMQMHPAKCHRYLVSLIRKNYARKLDDGRYGLGDRVNTLAALGRSGFSQNNILERLTHIANEIKDTLNCGVQIAKWFSEGPIIIQSVEPDSPISIITRIGSRMPLTTSATGQLFASYQPDAVIQPLVTAEWQTDNEAIITEKWQNFSHLQAKIRTQGYATVTGDMLMGINAITIPVIVPPFVNSAVNISTVSGKTASKGLPLEYAITIIGTTEQLPMSEQHNVVEQILAIAQRYQIA from the coding sequence ATGCCAAGTAAATTACCCATTGAGCAAAACATGCCAGCAGCTGAAAGCCCTTTAGAAAATCCCGTGACAACCAATAAAAGTCAAAGTGGCGTCCAGTCATTGGAGATTGGATTGTCGGTGTTAGACGTTCTTATTGATCATAACGAGCCGATGATGCTAAAAGATATTGCGCAAGTGATGCAAATGCATCCAGCAAAGTGTCACCGCTATTTGGTCAGTCTCATTCGTAAAAACTATGCACGTAAGCTTGATGATGGTCGCTACGGGCTAGGCGATAGGGTTAACACATTGGCAGCATTGGGGCGCTCTGGATTTAGTCAAAACAATATTTTAGAGCGGCTTACGCACATCGCTAATGAAATCAAAGACACCCTGAATTGCGGTGTGCAGATTGCCAAATGGTTTAGCGAAGGTCCTATTATTATTCAGTCCGTTGAACCAGATAGCCCGATTAGTATTATCACTCGTATCGGTTCACGTATGCCGCTGACGACATCGGCGACGGGGCAATTATTTGCCAGTTATCAGCCAGATGCCGTCATTCAGCCATTGGTCACAGCTGAATGGCAGACAGACAATGAAGCAATAATCACAGAAAAATGGCAGAATTTCAGTCACTTGCAAGCCAAGATTCGTACCCAAGGCTATGCGACAGTGACGGGTGATATGCTCATGGGGATTAATGCCATTACGATTCCTGTCATAGTGCCGCCGTTTGTTAATAGCGCTGTTAATATATCTACTGTTAGTGGCAAAACTGCTAGCAAAGGACTACCACTAGAATACGCCATCACTATCATCGGAACGACAGAGCAATTGCCCATGAGTGAGCAACACAACGTGGTTGAGCAAATACTAGCAATCGCGCAGCGTTATCAAATTGCGTAG
- a CDS encoding TRAP transporter substrate-binding protein produces the protein MKIKTPLGILLATSIAMTGCSNNNPAVNADVDTGDVTTLRFSHFMTANDNINTEALQPWAKKIEEESKGRLKIEIYPSATLSKPGATYDATAKGIVDIGMQAQGYTAGRFPLTQIVELPGITNTAPQQSCILHKLYDDGVIKNEYEDTHLLALIGTGQGALHTVDKPIRTPADMKGLRIRQPSAVASHIIEATGAAPVGMPASDTYTSLQRGVIDGLSFTWQPIQAFRLDELINTHTNIPFYNSTFVISMNKEKYDNLPDDLKKVIDDNSGAEMAARVSKVFDVSNAKAMAAAKEKGDIMIDIPNPLNDPDWKGPLMEGSQHYLDEVNATGLDANNVYEKAKAASSACMV, from the coding sequence ATGAAAATAAAAACCCCTTTAGGAATACTCTTAGCGACCTCGATCGCAATGACTGGTTGCTCTAATAACAACCCAGCAGTAAACGCTGATGTAGATACAGGCGATGTGACTACTCTAAGATTCTCACACTTTATGACTGCCAATGACAACATAAACACCGAAGCATTGCAGCCATGGGCAAAGAAAATTGAAGAAGAATCAAAAGGCCGCTTAAAGATTGAGATCTACCCTTCTGCTACTCTTAGCAAACCGGGTGCTACCTATGATGCTACCGCGAAAGGTATTGTTGATATTGGTATGCAAGCGCAAGGATATACAGCAGGGCGATTTCCTTTAACGCAGATTGTAGAGCTGCCAGGTATCACAAATACTGCACCGCAGCAGAGCTGCATACTTCATAAACTGTATGATGATGGTGTCATTAAAAATGAGTACGAAGATACTCACCTGCTAGCGCTGATAGGCACTGGACAAGGTGCGCTGCATACCGTAGATAAGCCTATTCGCACGCCAGCTGATATGAAAGGTTTGCGTATTCGCCAACCTTCTGCGGTTGCCAGTCACATTATCGAAGCGACGGGCGCTGCGCCCGTTGGCATGCCTGCCAGTGATACTTATACTTCCCTTCAACGCGGTGTCATTGACGGACTTAGTTTTACTTGGCAGCCCATTCAAGCATTTCGTCTTGATGAGTTAATCAATACGCACACCAACATTCCTTTTTATAACTCTACTTTTGTTATCAGTATGAATAAAGAGAAATACGACAATTTGCCCGATGATCTCAAGAAAGTAATTGATGACAATTCAGGGGCGGAGATGGCAGCACGTGTCTCCAAAGTATTTGACGTCAGTAATGCCAAAGCAATGGCTGCCGCTAAAGAAAAAGGCGATATCATGATCGATATTCCTAACCCACTCAATGACCCAGACTGGAAGGGTCCATTAATGGAAGGCTCGCAGCATTACCTTGACGAAGTGAATGCCACTGGTCTAGATGCTAATAATGTATACGAAAAAGCAAAAGCAGCAAGTAGCGCCTGCATGGTCTAA
- a CDS encoding VOC family protein — translation MSFKIEKIHHVAYRCKDAKETVEWYQKYLNMDFILAFAEDHVPSTKAFDPYMHVFLDAGNGNVLAFFEVPNQPEMGFDPNTPNWVQHLAMKVKDRDALIAAKKHLEENGIDVVGVTNHGIFHSIYFFDPNGHRMELTYDDITSEEKVSMITEAMKYEMLEEWSRTKRAPAHTQFLHAEELAEAREVAPVGE, via the coding sequence ATGAGCTTTAAAATTGAAAAAATCCATCATGTGGCCTATCGCTGCAAAGACGCCAAAGAAACCGTTGAATGGTATCAAAAATACCTAAACATGGATTTCATCCTTGCATTCGCTGAAGACCACGTGCCTTCGACCAAAGCCTTTGATCCTTATATGCATGTGTTTTTAGATGCCGGTAATGGCAACGTATTGGCGTTTTTTGAAGTGCCCAATCAGCCTGAAATGGGTTTTGATCCGAATACCCCAAATTGGGTGCAACACTTAGCCATGAAGGTAAAAGACCGTGATGCCTTAATAGCAGCAAAAAAGCATTTAGAAGAAAATGGTATTGATGTAGTCGGCGTGACCAATCATGGTATTTTCCATTCTATCTATTTCTTTGATCCTAATGGCCATCGTATGGAACTCACCTACGATGATATTACCTCAGAAGAAAAAGTCTCGATGATTACTGAAGCCATGAAGTATGAGATGTTAGAAGAATGGTCACGTACCAAACGCGCACCAGCTCATACCCAGTTTTTACATGCAGAAGAACTGGCTGAAGCAAGAGAAGTCGCGCCTGTCGGTGAGTAA
- the fahA gene encoding fumarylacetoacetase: MDNTLTSFIDIAADSDFSIHNLPYGIFSNAKDAAGNNKRRAGVAIGKYVLDLAVLEAEGLLSLEGGPYFDQPTLNAFIDSGRDNWTQARSTIQTLLSSASDALRDNQDLQKKALFNQADVTMHLPVHVPGFTDFYSSKEHATNVGTMFRDPNNALLPNWTEMPVGYNGRASTVIVSGTDVIRPSGQLKPNADDRPIFSACKRLDFELETAFVVGKGNSIGQPIAVDSAFEHIFGMVLLNDWSARDIQKWEYVPLGPFNAKTFASEVSPWIVTMDALAPFKTACPIQEPKPLAYLNEKDSNNSYDIHLSVELLPENSDSATVVCETNFKHMYWSMSQQLTHHTITGCKVEVGDMMGSGTISGPTPDSYGSMLEIAWNATKPVTLKGGETRSFIEDGDTVIMKGYSEKDGIRVGFGEVRGKVLPALSFDFDK, translated from the coding sequence ATTGACAACACCCTCACATCCTTTATCGATATCGCCGCTGATTCTGACTTCTCCATTCACAACCTACCTTACGGTATTTTTAGTAATGCCAAAGACGCTGCTGGTAATAACAAGCGCCGCGCTGGTGTGGCTATCGGTAAGTACGTATTGGATTTGGCTGTGCTCGAAGCAGAAGGTTTACTGAGCTTAGAGGGCGGTCCATATTTTGATCAACCAACGCTCAATGCTTTTATTGATTCTGGTCGAGACAATTGGACGCAGGCACGCTCAACCATCCAAACCCTACTATCTAGTGCTAGCGATGCCTTGCGTGATAATCAAGACTTGCAGAAAAAAGCGCTATTTAATCAAGCAGACGTCACCATGCATCTGCCTGTTCACGTCCCAGGTTTTACCGATTTCTATTCGTCTAAAGAACATGCGACCAACGTCGGCACTATGTTCCGTGATCCAAACAACGCGCTACTACCTAACTGGACTGAAATGCCAGTCGGCTATAACGGACGCGCCAGCACCGTCATCGTCAGTGGCACTGATGTGATACGCCCCTCTGGTCAATTAAAGCCAAACGCTGACGACCGCCCTATTTTCTCAGCCTGCAAGCGTTTAGATTTTGAGCTTGAGACTGCTTTTGTAGTTGGTAAAGGTAATAGCATTGGTCAACCAATTGCAGTAGACAGTGCCTTTGAGCATATTTTTGGCATGGTTTTACTCAACGACTGGTCAGCCCGTGACATTCAAAAATGGGAATACGTGCCTTTAGGGCCATTTAATGCCAAAACCTTTGCTTCTGAAGTCTCACCTTGGATTGTGACTATGGATGCGTTGGCACCTTTTAAAACAGCATGCCCGATTCAAGAGCCAAAACCATTGGCATATCTAAACGAAAAAGACAGCAATAATAGCTATGACATCCATCTATCAGTTGAGTTATTGCCTGAAAACTCAGATAGCGCCACTGTGGTTTGTGAGACCAACTTCAAGCATATGTATTGGTCAATGTCGCAGCAGCTAACCCACCACACCATCACTGGCTGTAAAGTGGAAGTTGGCGATATGATGGGCTCAGGGACGATTTCAGGACCAACGCCAGATTCTTATGGCTCAATGTTAGAGATTGCTTGGAATGCGACCAAACCTGTCACTTTAAAAGGCGGCGAGACCCGCAGTTTTATTGAAGATGGTGACACAGTAATCATGAAAGGCTATAGCGAAAAAGACGGCATTCGTGTCGGGTTTGGTGAAGTACGCGGCAAAGTACTGCCCGCGCTTAGCTTTGATTTTGACAAATAG
- a CDS encoding amino acid aminotransferase — protein MFERIDYYAGDPILGLMEKYTADNNPKKVNLGIGIYYDENGVLPVLDCVKIAEERIADPIAPRPYLPMAGLPGHRKGCQELLFGKDAQILKDGLVATIATIGGSGALKVGAEFIHEWFPQSKCYVSDPTWGNHIAIFEGSDVEVGKYPYYDKANSSIKFDEMIAFFETLNKNDVILLHPCCHNPTGLDLTREQWDTVLNVIQARELIPFMDIAYQGFGEDMDSDAYAIRKAVDMGLPLFVSNSFSKNLSLYGERVGGLSVVCPTVDETERVFGQLNATVRRIYSSPPSHGGRVVDIVMNDEALHKQWVGEVYAMRDRIKAMRLQLKSVLEAKIPNRNFDYITRQNGMFSFTGLTPEQVERLQSEFGIYMVSNSRMCVAGLNTSNIDYVANAMADVLKD, from the coding sequence ATGTTTGAACGTATCGACTATTACGCTGGTGATCCAATCTTAGGGCTGATGGAAAAATATACAGCAGATAACAATCCTAAAAAGGTCAATTTAGGCATTGGTATTTATTATGATGAAAATGGTGTATTGCCTGTACTTGACTGTGTAAAAATAGCCGAAGAACGCATTGCCGATCCTATTGCGCCGCGTCCATATCTGCCGATGGCAGGCTTACCAGGACATCGTAAAGGCTGTCAGGAATTACTGTTCGGTAAAGACGCACAGATTTTAAAAGATGGTTTGGTCGCCACTATCGCTACGATTGGCGGTTCTGGCGCGTTAAAAGTCGGCGCTGAGTTCATCCATGAATGGTTCCCACAATCTAAATGCTATGTGAGTGATCCAACATGGGGCAACCACATTGCTATTTTTGAAGGCTCTGATGTCGAAGTGGGTAAATACCCGTACTACGACAAAGCCAACAGCAGCATCAAGTTCGATGAAATGATTGCGTTTTTTGAGACGTTGAACAAAAATGATGTGATCTTGCTGCATCCTTGTTGCCACAATCCAACAGGTCTAGATTTGACCCGTGAGCAATGGGATACCGTGCTGAACGTCATTCAAGCGCGCGAATTGATTCCATTTATGGACATTGCCTACCAAGGCTTTGGCGAAGACATGGACAGCGATGCTTATGCGATTCGTAAAGCTGTCGATATGGGCTTGCCATTGTTTGTCAGCAACTCATTCTCTAAAAACTTATCGCTATATGGTGAGCGTGTCGGCGGTCTATCAGTTGTTTGTCCAACGGTTGACGAGACAGAGCGCGTCTTCGGTCAGCTAAATGCTACCGTACGCCGTATTTACTCAAGCCCGCCATCACATGGTGGTCGTGTGGTCGATATCGTTATGAACGACGAAGCACTACATAAGCAATGGGTTGGCGAAGTTTATGCGATGCGTGACCGTATCAAAGCCATGCGTTTACAGCTAAAATCAGTATTAGAAGCCAAAATCCCGAACCGCAACTTTGACTATATTACTCGTCAAAACGGCATGTTTAGCTTTACTGGTCTGACGCCTGAGCAAGTCGAACGCTTACAAAGCGAGTTTGGCATTTACATGGTTTCCAACTCACGTATGTGTGTGGCTGGACTGAACACCAGCAACATCGACTATGTTGCCAATGCCATGGCAGACGTCTTAAAAGACTGA
- a CDS encoding LysR family transcriptional regulator, which produces MNISIRQLTAFIQVADNGSFTRASDQMHLTQSAVSGLIKELESSLGIVLFDRTTRQLSLSVVGRHLLPQARRILNEMQLFENEASSLTSLAQGQVRLAVSQFAASSMPAVIAQFSKQHPEIGVSLLDCSAENLLRHIQDIEVDLGVGTELGFMEAEDDINADLLYQLPFCVVMPDNHALAQKYEITWQDLLDIPLITLQGPFIEQVTAELDDRIASHIQQARYKVNFMSTALEMTRQGFGITLCLPYMPEVIDWVSANGLQMRPLAQPVKMRQFFIYQRSSRALSPATIAFKDFLQSYFSSHFNDLQHT; this is translated from the coding sequence ATGAATATCAGCATTCGCCAATTAACCGCTTTTATCCAAGTCGCTGACAATGGCAGCTTTACTCGTGCCAGCGATCAGATGCATTTGACCCAATCTGCCGTTAGCGGCTTGATTAAGGAGCTAGAGTCCAGCCTCGGTATTGTGCTGTTCGACCGTACTACCCGCCAGTTGTCGTTGTCGGTAGTAGGACGGCATTTATTGCCGCAAGCACGGCGTATCTTGAATGAGATGCAGCTTTTTGAAAATGAGGCAAGCAGCCTAACAAGCTTGGCGCAAGGTCAAGTCCGGCTTGCTGTTTCGCAGTTTGCCGCCTCTTCGATGCCAGCGGTCATCGCCCAATTCTCCAAACAACACCCCGAGATTGGCGTGTCGTTATTAGATTGTTCGGCAGAAAACTTACTCAGACATATTCAGGACATTGAAGTAGATTTGGGTGTCGGTACTGAGCTTGGATTTATGGAGGCTGAGGACGACATCAATGCTGATTTGTTATATCAGCTACCATTTTGTGTGGTGATGCCTGACAACCATGCGCTGGCACAAAAATATGAAATAACGTGGCAGGATTTATTAGACATTCCGCTCATCACGCTGCAAGGCCCTTTCATTGAACAAGTGACAGCCGAGTTGGACGACCGTATCGCCAGTCATATTCAACAGGCGCGTTACAAGGTCAATTTTATGTCCACCGCCCTTGAGATGACCCGTCAAGGCTTCGGCATTACCTTATGTTTGCCCTATATGCCCGAAGTCATCGACTGGGTTAGCGCCAATGGCTTGCAAATGAGGCCGCTGGCACAACCCGTTAAAATGCGGCAGTTTTTTATCTATCAGCGTTCTTCTCGTGCGTTATCGCCTGCTACCATTGCTTTCAAAGACTTCTTGCAGAGCTATTTTTCCAGTCATTTTAATGACTTACAGCATACTTAA
- the hppD gene encoding 4-hydroxyphenylpyruvate dioxygenase — MADLFDNPMSLNGFDFVEFASPQPDAVDALFKQLGFAHIANHRSKDVALYRQGDINLILNREPKSAASYFVEEHGAGACSMGFRVQNSKKAYERAIEMGAQPVDVPTGVMELRLPAIKGIGGSLIYLIDRYKDGESIYDVDFEFFADVDRRPVGHGFKVIDHLTHNVYRGRMAYWANFYERIFNFREIRFFDIKGEYTGLTSKAMTAPDGKIRIPLNEESKQGGGQIEEYLMHFNGEGIQHIALASNDLFASIDKLKAAGIPLMTAPTATYYEMLSERLPNHGENVSELQMRGILLDGTTEGGTPRLLLQIFSETILGSPVFFEFIQRKGDYEDGFGEGNFKALFESIERDQVRRGTVGQPETETP, encoded by the coding sequence ATGGCAGATTTATTTGACAACCCAATGAGCCTAAATGGGTTTGATTTTGTTGAATTCGCCTCACCTCAACCGGATGCGGTCGACGCATTGTTCAAACAGCTTGGCTTTGCCCATATCGCAAACCATCGCTCAAAAGATGTGGCGCTATACCGTCAAGGTGATATCAATCTCATTCTAAATCGTGAACCAAAAAGCGCAGCCAGCTATTTCGTTGAAGAGCATGGTGCTGGTGCTTGTAGCATGGGTTTTCGTGTGCAGAATTCCAAAAAAGCTTATGAGCGTGCCATCGAAATGGGCGCGCAGCCAGTAGACGTACCAACTGGTGTGATGGAGCTGCGCCTGCCTGCTATCAAGGGTATCGGTGGCTCACTGATTTATCTCATCGATCGTTATAAAGATGGTGAGTCTATTTATGACGTCGATTTCGAGTTTTTTGCTGATGTAGACCGTCGTCCTGTCGGGCATGGTTTTAAAGTTATCGACCATTTAACCCATAACGTTTACCGTGGTCGTATGGCTTATTGGGCAAACTTTTATGAGCGCATCTTTAATTTCCGCGAAATCCGCTTTTTTGACATCAAAGGTGAATATACGGGTTTGACCAGTAAAGCCATGACAGCGCCTGATGGCAAAATCCGTATTCCATTGAACGAAGAGTCAAAGCAGGGCGGCGGTCAAATTGAAGAATACTTGATGCATTTCAACGGTGAAGGTATTCAGCATATTGCTTTAGCCAGCAATGATTTGTTTGCCAGCATCGATAAATTAAAAGCAGCGGGTATCCCGCTCATGACTGCTCCAACCGCGACTTACTATGAAATGCTGAGTGAGCGTCTACCAAATCATGGCGAAAATGTCTCTGAGCTACAGATGCGCGGTATCTTGTTAGATGGCACCACTGAAGGCGGCACACCGCGTCTGCTGCTACAAATTTTCTCTGAAACTATCTTAGGTAGCCCTGTTTTCTTCGAGTTTATCCAGCGTAAAGGTGATTACGAAGATGGCTTTGGCGAAGGTAATTTCAAAGCCCTATTTGAATCCATCGAGCGCGATCAAGTCCG